A stretch of DNA from Fibrobacter sp.:
TGTTCTGTATTCCCACCGCAGAGGTTCCTGTTACCAATCTTCACAGGGATGAGGTGCTCGATCAATCTGTATTACCTGTCAAATACTGTGCTTACAGTGCCTGTTTCAGGAGAGAAGCGGGATCTTACGGTAAAGATACCAAAGGTTACCTGAGAGTACATCAGTTCAATAAAGTAGAGCTGGTCAAATACACCACGCCTGAAACGTCCTATGATGAGCATGAGGCATTAAGGAAGGATGCAGAGGGAATACTTCAGGCGCTGGGTCTCAAATACGGGGTACTGTTACTGTGTGATGCGGATCTTTCCTTTGCGGCAGCCAAATGCTATGATCTTGAAGCGTGGGCGCCAGGAGAGGGAAAATTCCTTGAGGTCTCATCGTGCAGCAATTTTGAGGATTTCCAGGCACGACGGGCGAATATCCGTTATCGCCCCCAGGGTGGCGGGAAACCAAGATTTGTGCATACGCTCAATGGAAGCGGGCTTGCGACTGCAAGGATTCTTGTCGCAATACTGGAGACCTATCAAACGGCACAGGGGACAGTTAGAATTCCAGAGGTTCTGCAGCCTTACATGAATGGAATCAGGGAGATTAAACCGAGGTGATCAAAGGGATCAAGTCGGCTTTACACACTTTTTTCCTCAGCAGGAAGCTTCTGACAAGGAAAAGACTCCTTCTGTTTTTCTGCGCCGGTGGGCTTGTTACTTACAATGTATTTACGTTTGCAGTATTCAGGGAGATCAGGGAAGATTCGGTGGCAGTCACCAGGGATTTTGCGGAACTGGTGCAATCACTGGTCAGTGACAGAAATGATGCCGAGATTGTTTTACGGAATATAATCAGCAGATCGGAGTATCCGGTCATTGTCACAGATACTGCTTTTCGTCCCATGATGTGGGGAAAAATAGAGTACGGTTCCTTTCTCAACAGGAAGACTGTTCCCGGAAGTCATCTAAGTGATCACCAGCAGAAAATTCTTCTGAAGAAATCTGTCAGTTTCAGGAAAATTTATCCTCCTCTGCCGCTTCGCTGGGGAGAGGGAGGGGGTGGTTATCTCCTCTGCGGCAACAATCCTTTAATCAGCAGTCTGGTTTTTCTTCCTTTTATGGAAGCGGTACTCATTGGCGTGCTGCTTGTACTCGCCTACTTTACATTTCATACTATCAGGATTACCGAGAGGAGTAATCTCTGGGTCGGACTGGCAAAGGAAACTGCTCATCAACTGGGTACACCGATTTCATCACTGATGGGCTGGGTGGAATATATAAGAACCGTAAAGGATGCAGATCCTCCTTTAGAGCCTCAGGTTTTTCTTGAGCAGTCACAGAGGATCTGTGATGATATGGACAATGATCTTCACAGATTAAGGAAGGTCACAGCACGGTTCAGTCAGATCGGTTCTATCCCCGCTTTGACATCATGCGACATAAATGATAATCTCAGAGAAGTAGCTGAGTACTTCAGGATGAGACTTCCACTGCTGCGCAAGAGAATCGAAATAAAATTCGATCTGGAGGAGATTCCTCCGGTTTCCGCCAACAGAGATCTTATAGAGTGGGTTTTTGAGAACCTCTTGAAGAACTCCATTGATGCTATTGAGAAAGAAAATGGAAGAATAGAGATAAGGACTGAGTGCCTGGAGCGTGAGCGGATGGTGAGGATCAGCCTCAAAGATAATGGGAAGGGGATATCCTGGGAGGCACATAAAAAAGTTTTCTCTCCGGGTTATTCCACAAAAAAACGCGGCTGGGGGCTTGGGTTGACACTCGCAAAGAGGATAGTTGAGGATTATCATAAAGGCAGGATTTTTGTCTGTTGGTCATCAAAGAACAAGGGGACGGAATTCTGTGTGGACCTGCCGGTATGGCAAGAGCCGGAAAGCGGGGAAGGAGTTTAGAAGTATGTCAGGGGGCAGGAAAAAGGTATTGTGGGTTGATGATGAGATAGAGTATCTGAGGTCGCATATAATGTTTCTTGAAACGCGGGGCTACAGTGTGGTCCCGGTTTTCTGTGGTGATGATGCGGTTCAGATTATTCAACAGAACCCGAAAGAATTTGATATTGTGCTCCTTGACGAACAGATGCCAGGCAAGGATGGATTGACAACTCTGGAGGAGATAAAGGATTTTGCTCCCGATCTTCCAGTGGTGATGGTTACCAAAAGCGAGGAAGAGCAGCTTATGGAGGATGCCCTGGGGAAGAAAATCGACGGGTATCTTACAAAGCCTGTAAACCCAAGCCAGATACTTCTTGTTTGTAAAAAGCTTCTCGATTCCAGACAGCTTATAACTTCTCAGATTTCACAGAGATTTATCCGAAGTTACTCCCAGAACAGAACTGCTTTGAGCGGGCATTTGAAGGTTAATGACTGGATCAGGATTTATGAGAATCTGGTGAACTGGGATTTTGAGCTTGAGAGGGTGGATGATGAAGGGTTGAGGCAGACTCAGGCCGGGCAGAAATCCGATTTCAATGCTGCGTTTTCCGATTTTGTGATTGACAACTATGCCCGGTGGGTAAAGGGAAAGGGAGATCCGCCGGTGATGTCACATCAAGTGCTCGAGGAGCTTGTGTTTCCGCTGATAGCTGACGGGAAGAAGACTGTGATGCTGGTGTTAAGCGGGATGAGGCTTGATCAGTATATCTGTATGGAGCAGATTCTCAAAAAATATTTCAACACCAGACGCCAGTATTTCTATTCGATTCTCCCCTCATCGAGCTTTTTTTCAAGAAGCGCGTTTTTTGCCGGAGCGCTTCCTTTGGAAATTGCTGCTGAGCATGACTGGTATGGCTGCAAGGAACCGGAGAAGGTAACAGAAAAGGCAGAGAAGAGCCTGCTTCAGGAGAGACTTGAAAAAGCCGGGTTTCAGGTTAACAAGAAAGAGCCATGGTTTACACGTCTTCCCGACCGGATCAGTGCAGAGGAACTCCTTTCTAAAATCGATTCCTGTGTTTCTTCCGGACTGGTGGTGTTTGTAGTCGATTTTTTTGATGTGCTGCTTCAGAACAGCCCTTCTTCGAGCATACTCCAGGAGATAACAAATGATGAAAGCGGGCTTCGCACTCTTACCGACTCCTGGTTCAGATTATCTGCTCTGCTTCAGACCCTCAGGGAACTCTCCAGACGTGACTGCAGAATTATATTGACATCAGATCACGGGAGCACATTCTGCAGCAGGGGAACTGAACTTTACGGGGCCAGGGAGTGGGGAAAACATCTGCGCTACAAATTCGGCAGGGAAATAAGCTGCGATGAGAGAACTGTGGTGTTTCTGGACAATCCGGAGCATTTTGGAATACCCAGGTTTGCAGAGGATAATAATTGCATCATCGCAAAAGAGAACTTCTATTTTATCCATCCTGAGAAATTCGAGCATTATCAGAGGCAGTACAGGAACACATTCCAGCAGGGCGGAATCTCTCTGCAGGAACTGATCATGCCTCTGGGTGTATTTGAGGCACTTTAGGCAGCCATGGTGATCCACACGCATTCTGTAAAGGAGACAAGGGAACTTGGAGCGA
This window harbors:
- the serS gene encoding serine--tRNA ligase, which codes for IPNIPHSSVPHGESEKDNVAVSEWGETPQFDFKPRDHLELGTALDIIDFPRGAKIAGAGFPVLKGAGALLERALINFFLDTHTRKNGYLEIFPPFLANRASHFGTGQLPKSEDQMYYINEDDLFCIPTAEVPVTNLHRDEVLDQSVLPVKYCAYSACFRREAGSYGKDTKGYLRVHQFNKVELVKYTTPETSYDEHEALRKDAEGILQALGLKYGVLLLCDADLSFAAAKCYDLEAWAPGEGKFLEVSSCSNFEDFQARRANIRYRPQGGGKPRFVHTLNGSGLATARILVAILETYQTAQGTVRIPEVLQPYMNGIREIKPR
- a CDS encoding HAMP domain-containing histidine kinase; the protein is MIKGIKSALHTFFLSRKLLTRKRLLLFFCAGGLVTYNVFTFAVFREIREDSVAVTRDFAELVQSLVSDRNDAEIVLRNIISRSEYPVIVTDTAFRPMMWGKIEYGSFLNRKTVPGSHLSDHQQKILLKKSVSFRKIYPPLPLRWGEGGGGYLLCGNNPLISSLVFLPFMEAVLIGVLLVLAYFTFHTIRITERSNLWVGLAKETAHQLGTPISSLMGWVEYIRTVKDADPPLEPQVFLEQSQRICDDMDNDLHRLRKVTARFSQIGSIPALTSCDINDNLREVAEYFRMRLPLLRKRIEIKFDLEEIPPVSANRDLIEWVFENLLKNSIDAIEKENGRIEIRTECLERERMVRISLKDNGKGISWEAHKKVFSPGYSTKKRGWGLGLTLAKRIVEDYHKGRIFVCWSSKNKGTEFCVDLPVWQEPESGEGV
- a CDS encoding response regulator is translated as MSGGRKKVLWVDDEIEYLRSHIMFLETRGYSVVPVFCGDDAVQIIQQNPKEFDIVLLDEQMPGKDGLTTLEEIKDFAPDLPVVMVTKSEEEQLMEDALGKKIDGYLTKPVNPSQILLVCKKLLDSRQLITSQISQRFIRSYSQNRTALSGHLKVNDWIRIYENLVNWDFELERVDDEGLRQTQAGQKSDFNAAFSDFVIDNYARWVKGKGDPPVMSHQVLEELVFPLIADGKKTVMLVLSGMRLDQYICMEQILKKYFNTRRQYFYSILPSSSFFSRSAFFAGALPLEIAAEHDWYGCKEPEKVTEKAEKSLLQERLEKAGFQVNKKEPWFTRLPDRISAEELLSKIDSCVSSGLVVFVVDFFDVLLQNSPSSSILQEITNDESGLRTLTDSWFRLSALLQTLRELSRRDCRIILTSDHGSTFCSRGTELYGAREWGKHLRYKFGREISCDERTVVFLDNPEHFGIPRFAEDNNCIIAKENFYFIHPEKFEHYQRQYRNTFQQGGISLQELIMPLGVFEAL